A window from Ignavibacteriota bacterium encodes these proteins:
- a CDS encoding DUF1080 domain-containing protein, translating to MLNNMSFLLLYSTLLISCFNIPKTEKSTADERNFIPPKEKITLWNGNDFSNWTIFIPDKNLDVKTVWNVKDNLLNCSGIPISYIRTNVNYSNYKLTVVWRWPSEPGNSGVLIHAQLPDEVWPKCIEAQLMHENAGDFYVINGTDFTELTDKNSRRLQKKNNNSENKPGDWNKYEILCKGNSIELFVNGVFQNKATNCTVSNGTIGLQSEGKPIQFKEIFIEPID from the coding sequence ATGTTGAATAATATGTCATTTTTACTTTTATATTCAACCTTACTAATTTCATGTTTCAATATTCCTAAAACAGAAAAATCAACTGCGGATGAAAGGAATTTTATTCCACCAAAAGAAAAAATTACATTGTGGAATGGAAATGATTTTTCAAATTGGACAATTTTTATTCCCGATAAAAATCTTGATGTTAAAACAGTTTGGAATGTTAAAGACAATTTGTTAAACTGTTCCGGAATCCCGATATCTTATATCAGAACAAATGTTAATTATTCAAATTACAAACTTACTGTTGTTTGGCGGTGGCCATCTGAACCGGGAAATAGCGGTGTACTCATTCATGCTCAACTTCCCGATGAAGTTTGGCCTAAATGTATTGAAGCTCAACTAATGCATGAAAATGCCGGTGATTTTTATGTAATAAATGGAACAGATTTTACTGAATTAACAGATAAAAATTCCAGACGATTACAGAAGAAAAACAATAATAGTGAAAATAAACCCGGAGATTGGAATAAATACGAAATTTTATGCAAAGGAAATTCGATCGAACTTTTCGTAAATGGAGTATTTCAAAATAAAGCTACTAATTGTACTGTATCAAATGGAACAATCGGCTTACAAAGCGAAGGAAAACCAATTCAATTTAAAGAAATATTTATTGAACCTATTGATTAA
- a CDS encoding SUMF1/EgtB/PvdO family nonheme iron enzyme, translated as MSSDKKRKSVYLKLSLIIFGMFLFLILNYGYEETSSNEFCESCHVHPQATQSWKIGPHVYNESGVAVNCVDCHLPPSGIEKFTAKATTGIRDLYGYLFKDSSDFNWEKMSQREFADKHVYQEGCLNCHKNLFPPKLSKKGEDAHLYFDQNKEEIRCINCHLETGHYHEKIEEEAVDISKYEIIYSEASRVDSFQNFVEKIPGTSVDFEMIAIPSGKYLFGSSQNLEIVKENEKPEVEIEISKFWIGKAEISWNEYYAFMKETGTEGRTEDQLIKSRLNNVDVISGPTPPYGDPGQGWGKEDRPAITMTHFAAKKYCEWLSKKTGKKYRLPTEAEWEYAARANVKGEYFFNGTSLDYTSEGFWKSIFGVDTSVINSYCIYKENSFNKTNMPNSVKPNQFGLVNMLGNVKEFCSDFYSDNIHESLKNHNTFRNPLGPLEGTEFVIRGGSYLSDAVDLRITARESTNQKTWLRTDPQVPKSIWWYSDCKDVGFRVVCEVSESIK; from the coding sequence ATGTCATCAGATAAAAAAAGAAAATCGGTTTATTTAAAATTATCACTAATTATCTTTGGTATGTTTTTATTTCTTATTCTAAATTATGGATACGAAGAAACTTCATCAAATGAATTTTGTGAATCATGTCATGTACATCCTCAAGCAACACAATCTTGGAAAATTGGTCCGCATGTATATAATGAAAGCGGGGTTGCCGTAAATTGTGTTGATTGTCATTTACCGCCAAGTGGAATAGAAAAATTTACTGCAAAAGCCACAACGGGAATTAGAGATTTATATGGTTATTTGTTTAAGGATTCCTCAGATTTCAATTGGGAAAAAATGTCTCAGAGAGAATTTGCAGATAAACATGTTTATCAAGAAGGATGTTTAAATTGCCATAAAAATCTTTTCCCACCAAAGCTTTCAAAAAAGGGTGAAGATGCACATTTGTATTTTGATCAGAATAAAGAAGAAATTAGATGTATAAATTGTCATCTCGAAACCGGTCATTATCATGAAAAAATAGAAGAGGAAGCTGTTGATATTTCCAAATATGAAATTATTTATAGTGAAGCATCAAGAGTAGATTCATTCCAGAATTTTGTTGAAAAAATTCCAGGAACAAGTGTTGATTTTGAGATGATTGCAATTCCTTCCGGCAAATATTTATTTGGTAGTTCTCAAAATCTTGAAATCGTAAAAGAAAATGAAAAACCCGAAGTTGAAATTGAGATAAGTAAATTTTGGATTGGCAAAGCTGAGATAAGCTGGAATGAATATTATGCATTTATGAAAGAAACCGGCACAGAAGGAAGAACTGAAGATCAGTTAATAAAATCAAGGTTAAATAATGTTGATGTAATTTCTGGTCCAACTCCGCCTTATGGTGATCCAGGACAAGGTTGGGGAAAAGAAGATCGTCCAGCTATTACAATGACACATTTTGCAGCAAAAAAATACTGCGAATGGTTATCAAAAAAAACCGGCAAAAAATATAGACTTCCTACAGAAGCTGAATGGGAATATGCAGCTAGAGCAAATGTAAAAGGGGAATACTTTTTTAATGGTACGTCATTAGATTATACAAGTGAAGGTTTTTGGAAATCAATATTTGGTGTTGATACAAGTGTAATTAATTCGTATTGCATTTATAAGGAAAATAGTTTTAACAAAACAAATATGCCAAATTCAGTTAAACCAAATCAATTTGGATTAGTTAATATGCTTGGAAATGTAAAAGAATTTTGCTCCGATTTTTACTCAGATAATATTCATGAGAGTTTAAAAAATCATAATACATTTAGAAATCCGCTAGGACCATTAGAAGGAACAGAATTTGTAATTCGTGGTGGATCATACCTTAGCGATGCGGTTGATTTAAGAATAACAGCAAGAGAATCAACAAACCAAAAAACATGGTTGCGTACAGATCCGCAGGTTCCTAAAAGTATTTGGTGGTATTCAGATTGTAAAGATGTAGGATTTCGTGTTGTGTGTGAAGTTTCTGAAAGTATTAAATAA
- a CDS encoding Gfo/Idh/MocA family oxidoreductase, protein MSEKLNRRDFLNMSAVAATGIIVGCSVASDKKRTMEEKVFLDQAPDGKVLKAGLIGCGGRGSGAAIDFLSAGPNLKIHAIGDVFKDRVDECKLKLKNEKQEIVADENCFVGFDAFEKVINSGVDVIILATPPHFRPLHFAAAVDARKHVFMEKPVAVDPVGARSVIASSKKAEALGLVVATGTQRRHQRDYVATFKEIYEGKIGEIVSANCYWNQSQLWFRNPQPEWSEMEYMIRDWVNWTWLSGDHIVEQHVHNIDVINWFTEKHPIKAVGFGSRQRRVTGDQYDNFSVDFEYESGMHVHSMCRQINGCTDNVSELVFGSQGYTNCRNKIFDSKGNVIWEYQYPKIEGVEKNESVKVSPYVQEHIDLVQAIRENKPFVEAENTAISTMCAIMGRMSAYSGKEVTWDEVMNSDLKLGPDVYELGKVNIEKIIHIPGIA, encoded by the coding sequence ATGTCAGAAAAATTAAACCGCAGAGATTTTCTTAATATGAGTGCAGTTGCAGCAACTGGAATAATTGTTGGATGTAGTGTTGCTTCTGATAAAAAAAGAACTATGGAAGAAAAAGTTTTTCTTGATCAAGCTCCGGATGGTAAAGTTTTAAAAGCTGGTTTAATTGGCTGTGGAGGCAGAGGAAGCGGAGCTGCAATTGATTTCTTAAGTGCTGGCCCAAATTTAAAAATTCATGCAATTGGTGATGTATTTAAAGATCGTGTTGATGAATGTAAATTAAAACTCAAAAATGAAAAACAAGAAATTGTTGCAGATGAAAATTGTTTTGTGGGATTTGATGCTTTCGAAAAAGTAATAAATTCCGGAGTTGATGTAATTATTTTAGCAACGCCTCCTCATTTTAGACCATTACATTTTGCAGCTGCAGTTGATGCAAGAAAACATGTGTTTATGGAAAAACCAGTTGCCGTTGATCCCGTTGGTGCAAGATCAGTAATTGCATCCTCAAAAAAAGCAGAAGCTCTCGGTTTAGTAGTTGCAACCGGAACTCAAAGACGTCATCAAAGAGATTATGTTGCAACTTTCAAAGAAATATATGAAGGAAAAATTGGAGAAATAGTTTCAGCAAATTGTTATTGGAATCAGAGTCAATTATGGTTTAGAAATCCTCAACCGGAATGGTCTGAAATGGAATATATGATTCGCGATTGGGTAAACTGGACATGGCTTTCCGGTGATCATATTGTTGAACAACATGTGCACAATATTGATGTAATTAATTGGTTTACTGAAAAACACCCAATTAAAGCAGTTGGTTTCGGATCAAGGCAAAGAAGAGTTACCGGTGATCAATATGATAATTTTAGCGTTGATTTTGAATATGAAAGTGGCATGCATGTTCACAGCATGTGCAGACAAATAAACGGATGTACAGATAATGTTTCTGAATTAGTTTTTGGTTCTCAAGGTTATACAAATTGCAGAAATAAAATATTTGATTCAAAAGGAAATGTAATTTGGGAATATCAATATCCCAAAATTGAAGGGGTTGAGAAAAACGAATCCGTAAAGGTTTCGCCATATGTGCAAGAACATATTGATCTTGTTCAAGCCATAAGAGAAAATAAGCCATTTGTCGAAGCTGAAAATACAGCAATTTCAACAATGTGTGCAATTATGGGAAGAATGTCTGCTTATTCCGGTAAAGAAGTTACATGGGATGAAGTTATGAATTCTGATTTAAAATTAGGTCCGGATGTTTATGAATTAGGGAAAGTTAATATTGAAAAAATAATTCACATTCCAGGAATTGCATAA
- a CDS encoding family 78 glycoside hydrolase catalytic domain translates to MQKIYIYFLGIHILLFGISIFAQENLKIRNLKCEYLSSPINIDVTNPRLSWIIKSEERGQTQTAYQIFVYSDKELTSEVWNSGKIFSSDNSQIIYNGKNLKSNSQYFWMIKIWDKYAKEYKSGVEEFWTSILDSTLWKANWIGANSHTEYFPKNGFFQDPNEQYELPDTIQHEGNSIYLRNEFEIKNKIKTARVFVTGLGFYEFYLNGKRIGDHFLAPAKTNYRKEVLYVTYDVTNNLENGKNAIGIHLGNGWFNPYKKWWQQYRMQWFGAKRALMQMHIEYENGKTEIITSSGKWKYEKGPVLHNCIYDGETIDANLEIKGWNKIGFDDSKWKNVKILSSTDGKLKSHTMPAVKIIETLKPIKQIKLIDKKFVFDFGQNFTGWIKISISGKKNAKIKLQFAEDINDDGTINITSNENAKAQYMVILSGDSIETFQPKFTYFGFKYVEVSSNEDFSIKNIDGLVLHTAIENAGKFECSNETINKIHNATIWSQKSNIIGYPMDCPQRDERLGWLGDAQVTIDEAMLNFDTPQFYMNWLSGIRSNQNSDGDIPIISPRPYIWDEGVEWSSTYIILVWKFYQNFGDKKILIEHYSAMKKYLEFLNSIAENFIIKKGWIGDWGSLVKGWKEGEPESVPTAFYFWNAKNLSKIANVLNNKEDEIYFNNLSEKIKLEFNNKFYNSETKNYNDGSQMANAFPLYLDLVPENDVNSVLENLVKNIVVENNGYLTTGVLGSKYMIDVLTKFEREDIAYLLATQTGYPSWSDMVEKYTTMCEFWTLKQSHNHIMTGSIDAFFYNTLAGIKFDDKKPGNKHLIIKPYFPENLYFVNSSIETINGNLKVNWQKDKYYLKLNIEIPVNSTAEIYIPNLFSKRIFENNIPINKVSEIKLLESSNEFTRLFVVSGNYDFIVK, encoded by the coding sequence TTGCAAAAAATATATATCTACTTTTTAGGTATTCATATTTTACTTTTTGGTATTTCAATTTTCGCACAAGAAAATTTGAAAATAAGAAATTTAAAATGTGAATACCTTTCTTCTCCCATTAATATTGATGTTACAAATCCTAGATTAAGCTGGATTATCAAATCTGAAGAAAGAGGGCAAACTCAAACTGCATATCAAATTTTCGTTTATTCAGACAAGGAATTAACTAGCGAAGTTTGGAATTCGGGGAAAATATTTTCATCGGATAATTCACAAATTATTTACAATGGAAAAAATCTAAAATCCAATTCTCAATATTTTTGGATGATAAAAATTTGGGATAAATATGCAAAGGAATACAAAAGTGGTGTTGAAGAATTTTGGACTTCAATTCTTGATTCTACACTTTGGAAGGCAAATTGGATTGGGGCAAATTCTCATACAGAATATTTTCCTAAAAACGGATTTTTTCAAGATCCAAATGAACAATATGAATTGCCCGATACAATTCAGCACGAAGGAAATTCGATATATCTAAGAAATGAATTTGAAATAAAAAATAAAATTAAAACTGCAAGAGTTTTTGTAACCGGTTTAGGTTTTTACGAATTCTACCTTAATGGAAAGAGAATTGGCGATCATTTTCTTGCACCGGCAAAAACTAATTATAGAAAAGAAGTTTTATATGTTACATATGATGTTACTAACAATTTAGAAAATGGAAAAAATGCTATTGGAATTCATTTAGGAAATGGATGGTTTAATCCTTACAAAAAATGGTGGCAACAATATAGAATGCAATGGTTTGGAGCTAAGCGGGCGTTGATGCAAATGCATATTGAATATGAAAATGGTAAAACTGAAATTATTACATCGTCGGGAAAATGGAAATATGAAAAAGGTCCGGTATTACATAATTGCATTTACGATGGTGAAACAATCGATGCAAATCTGGAAATTAAAGGTTGGAATAAAATTGGATTTGATGATTCAAAATGGAAAAATGTAAAAATTCTTTCATCAACGGATGGAAAATTAAAATCACACACAATGCCGGCTGTTAAAATTATTGAAACTTTGAAACCAATAAAACAAATTAAATTAATTGATAAAAAATTCGTTTTTGATTTCGGACAAAATTTTACCGGCTGGATAAAAATTTCCATTTCTGGAAAAAAGAATGCAAAAATAAAATTACAATTTGCAGAAGATATAAATGATGATGGTACTATAAATATTACTAGTAATGAAAATGCAAAAGCTCAATACATGGTAATTTTAAGTGGTGATTCAATTGAAACTTTCCAACCAAAATTCACATATTTTGGTTTCAAGTATGTTGAAGTTTCAAGCAATGAAGATTTTTCAATTAAAAATATTGATGGACTTGTTCTTCATACGGCAATTGAAAATGCCGGGAAATTTGAGTGCAGCAATGAAACAATAAATAAAATTCATAACGCAACTATTTGGTCTCAGAAAAGCAATATAATTGGTTATCCAATGGATTGTCCGCAAAGAGATGAAAGACTTGGGTGGCTCGGTGATGCACAAGTTACAATTGATGAAGCTATGTTAAATTTTGACACTCCGCAATTTTATATGAATTGGTTGAGCGGAATTCGATCAAATCAAAATTCAGATGGCGATATTCCAATCATTTCTCCTCGCCCATATATTTGGGATGAAGGCGTTGAATGGAGTTCTACTTATATTATTCTCGTTTGGAAGTTTTATCAAAATTTTGGTGATAAGAAAATTCTTATTGAACATTATTCTGCAATGAAAAAGTATTTGGAATTTCTAAATTCAATTGCGGAAAATTTTATAATCAAAAAAGGTTGGATTGGTGATTGGGGAAGCTTAGTAAAAGGTTGGAAAGAAGGTGAACCGGAATCAGTTCCGACTGCATTTTATTTTTGGAATGCAAAAAATTTATCAAAAATTGCAAATGTTTTAAATAATAAAGAAGACGAAATTTATTTTAATAATCTTAGTGAAAAAATAAAATTGGAATTCAACAATAAGTTTTACAATTCTGAAACAAAGAATTATAATGATGGAAGCCAAATGGCGAATGCATTTCCGCTGTATTTAGATCTCGTTCCGGAAAATGATGTAAATTCTGTTTTAGAAAATCTTGTAAAAAATATTGTTGTAGAAAATAACGGTTATCTAACAACCGGTGTTCTTGGTTCAAAATATATGATTGATGTTTTAACAAAATTTGAAAGAGAAGATATTGCCTATTTGCTTGCAACACAAACCGGTTACCCAAGCTGGAGCGATATGGTTGAAAAATATACAACAATGTGTGAGTTTTGGACTTTAAAACAATCACATAATCACATAATGACCGGAAGTATTGATGCATTTTTTTATAACACGTTAGCTGGAATTAAATTCGATGATAAAAAACCCGGAAATAAACATTTAATTATTAAACCTTATTTTCCGGAAAATCTATATTTCGTAAATTCTTCTATCGAAACAATAAATGGTAATTTAAAAGTCAATTGGCAAAAAGATAAATATTATTTAAAACTTAATATAGAAATTCCGGTTAATTCAACTGCTGAAATTTATATTCCCAATTTATTTAGTAAAAGAATTTTTGAAAATAATATTCCGATAAATAAAGTAAGCGAAATAAAACTTCTTGAATCTTCAAACGAATTTACAAGATTATTTGTTGTTTCCGGTAATTATGATTTTATTGTAAAATAA
- a CDS encoding TonB-dependent receptor, translating to MLKINSLKEIFYVYFFIIVFSILTFENYFAQSEINFTTKEVVISSSLYAENFDSVNQSISILSKNTINFNNPTNLASALIGTSGIFMQQSNHGAGSPFVRGLTGNQTLILVDGIRLNNSTFRYGPNQYLNTINLAEIERVEILRGSGSVQFGSDAIGGAVHIITKSPKIGLKNNLSSEIQLKCLSDNMEKSANAFIEYSSVNSGYSANFSVKNYGDVIAGKGIGKESPSSYNEYSFNLKNTHLINEKILLTYNYQYLQQNDVDRFDQVDERGYEYYKFDPQIRQLAYIKNEIFSENDFYKNISLTFSCQKSSEVRKIKKLNELKSTYEKDVIDTWGVNLLVLSQPIRNMKINSGIEYYYDFVNSFAKVNNLENNTVATKRGLYSDKSKFHNFSIFSLANYELNQFEFGVGGRFNLAKLDINDEEFGKPKINPNAITGYFSVAYKLNKILKIISKVNSAYRIPNINDVSTFGLFDFGIEVPNNKLAPEKSTNYEIGLKLLHPKIYSSIFLFRNNLTDLIERIKSTYNESEFNNGENVYTKVNYGEAYIQGFEFDMQFILLENLFLTNNLTYTYGQNTTLNEPMRRIPPIYGAFIISYHLSNNIELKVDYLFAGKQKRLSSGDLDDHRIDKSGTPNWNILNFYSQYSYAFLNIGIGVNNIFNEAYRTHGSGIDGIGRSYQIICKVLINKSTN from the coding sequence ATGTTAAAGATTAATTCCCTAAAGGAAATATTTTATGTATACTTTTTCATTATAGTTTTTTCAATATTGACCTTTGAAAATTATTTTGCACAATCTGAAATTAATTTTACTACAAAAGAAGTTGTAATTTCTTCATCATTGTATGCAGAGAATTTTGATTCTGTAAACCAATCAATTTCTATTTTATCAAAAAATACAATTAATTTTAATAATCCGACAAATCTTGCATCAGCACTTATTGGAACATCCGGTATTTTCATGCAACAATCTAATCATGGAGCTGGTTCGCCATTTGTAAGAGGTTTAACCGGAAATCAAACTTTAATTTTAGTTGATGGAATTAGATTAAACAATTCTACCTTCCGTTATGGTCCAAATCAGTATTTAAATACAATCAATCTTGCAGAAATTGAAAGAGTAGAAATTTTACGTGGGTCTGGATCTGTTCAATTTGGTAGCGATGCTATTGGAGGAGCTGTTCATATTATTACAAAATCACCAAAAATTGGATTGAAAAATAATTTATCATCCGAAATACAACTAAAGTGTTTATCTGATAATATGGAAAAATCTGCAAATGCTTTTATTGAATATTCTAGTGTGAATAGCGGATATTCTGCAAACTTTTCAGTTAAAAATTATGGAGATGTGATTGCCGGTAAGGGAATTGGTAAAGAGTCACCGTCCTCTTATAATGAATATTCATTCAATTTGAAAAATACTCATTTAATAAATGAAAAAATTTTACTTACTTATAATTATCAATATTTACAGCAAAATGATGTTGACAGATTTGATCAAGTTGATGAAAGAGGTTATGAATATTATAAATTTGATCCGCAAATAAGACAGCTTGCGTATATCAAAAATGAAATATTTTCTGAAAATGATTTTTATAAAAATATAAGTTTAACTTTTTCTTGCCAAAAATCTTCTGAAGTACGGAAAATTAAAAAACTTAATGAATTAAAAAGTACATATGAGAAAGATGTAATTGATACTTGGGGAGTAAATTTATTAGTACTTTCGCAGCCAATTAGAAATATGAAAATCAATTCTGGAATTGAATACTATTATGATTTTGTAAATAGTTTTGCAAAAGTAAATAATCTTGAAAATAATACTGTTGCAACCAAACGAGGATTATATTCCGATAAAAGTAAATTCCACAATTTCTCAATTTTTTCTTTAGCAAATTATGAATTAAATCAATTTGAATTTGGCGTTGGAGGTAGATTTAATTTAGCAAAATTGGATATAAATGATGAAGAGTTTGGAAAACCAAAAATAAATCCAAATGCAATTACCGGATATTTTTCTGTCGCATATAAATTGAATAAGATTTTAAAAATAATTTCGAAAGTTAATTCAGCTTATAGAATTCCAAATATCAATGATGTTAGTACATTCGGACTTTTTGATTTTGGTATTGAAGTCCCAAATAATAAACTTGCTCCCGAAAAATCAACTAATTATGAAATTGGGTTAAAACTTTTACATCCAAAAATATATTCTTCAATTTTTTTGTTTAGAAATAATCTCACTGATTTGATTGAAAGAATTAAATCAACATATAATGAAAGTGAATTTAATAATGGTGAAAATGTTTACACAAAAGTGAATTATGGCGAAGCTTATATTCAAGGTTTTGAATTTGATATGCAATTTATTTTACTTGAAAATTTATTTTTGACAAATAATCTAACTTACACTTACGGACAAAATACCACCTTAAATGAACCAATGAGAAGAATTCCACCAATTTACGGAGCATTTATAATTTCATATCATCTTTCGAATAACATTGAATTAAAGGTTGATTATTTATTTGCTGGTAAACAAAAAAGATTATCTTCCGGAGATTTGGATGATCATAGAATTGATAAAAGCGGAACACCAAACTGGAATATACTAAATTTTTATTCTCAATATTCTTACGCATTTTTAAATATAGGAATTGGTGTAAATAACATTTTTAATGAAGCTTACAGAACTCACGGCAGCGGAATTGATGGAATTGGAAGAAGTTACCAAATTATTTGTAAAGTTTTAATAAATAAATCGACTAATTAA